AGGAGGCGGCCGAGCCGATCGCCGCCGTCGCCGAGGAGGCCGCCGAGGCCACCGCCGACTTGGCGCCCTCCAGCGCCGAGGACGTCGCGGGGGACGGCGAGCCGTCCGAGGAGCAGCCGGAGAGCGCCGCGGCGCCCAGCAGGGCGGCGGCCGTCCAGCCGGCGGCGGCCCGGGTCGATCGCTTCATCAGTGCGCATCCCTTCGGTCGTGAGCGTCCGGCGCGGTTCAGGAGAGCCCGGTCCCGTTCTCGCGGGCCGCCTCGTCCGCGGCCCGCGCCTCCCGCCGGCGCACCTCGTCCTGCCGGCGGGCCACCACCACGGCGGCCCCCAGCGCGCTCGCCGCGAACGCCAGCGCGCCGACCCACGGGCGGGCCAGCGCGTGCCCCAGCGCGGCGTCCACCGAGTAGCGGCCCGCGCCGGCCACGCCCAGCGCCACGCCGCAGGCGCCCAGCAGGGCCGGGTACTCGTAGCCGCCGCCCTGCGCGAAGAAGCCCGCCGGGGCGTGCACCGAGATCGCGCCCGCCATCGTCCCGGCGACGACCGCGCCGGCCGCGGGGGTGGCCAGGCCGAGCACGAGCAGCGCGCCGCCGCCCGCCTCGCCCAGGCCGGCCGCCCGCGCGTTGCGGTCGCCCGGCAGGAAGCCCATGTGCTCCATGGCCTGCGCGGTGCCCTCCGGTCCGGGGCCGCCGAACCAGCCGAACAGCTTCTGCGCCCCGTGCGCGAACAGGACACCCCCGACGGCGGTGCGCAGCGCCAGCAGGCCGAGATCCTTGCGGTGCAGACAGGTCATGTGTTGCCCCTGGGGTGGAAGAGAAGACTTGGGGCCCATCCCAACGCGCGCACCGGCCCCGTTCGACCCGGCGAACCCATCCGGGCGACGCGCACCGCCAGACAGGAGCACCCGATGCCCACCGCACCGAAGCCGTCCGCGTACGTCCTGCACGGCGAGCGGATCACCGACGAGCCCTCGCTCTGGGCCGAGCTCGGCCGCGCCGTGCAGGCCCCCGACGGCTACTACGGCCGCAACCTGGACGCGCTGGCCGACTGCCTGCGCGGCGGCTTCGGCCCCCGGCCGCCGTTCACCCTGGTCTGGGAGGGGTCGACGGCCTCCGCGCAGGCGCTGACCCGCCGGGTGACCGGCCCCGACGAGGA
This is a stretch of genomic DNA from Kitasatospora fiedleri. It encodes these proteins:
- a CDS encoding barstar family protein, which produces MPTAPKPSAYVLHGERITDEPSLWAELGRAVQAPDGYYGRNLDALADCLRGGFGPRPPFTLVWEGSTASAQALTRRVTGPDEEERSYFDAVLDVLRQGGVAVRLR
- a CDS encoding DoxX family protein, whose protein sequence is MTCLHRKDLGLLALRTAVGGVLFAHGAQKLFGWFGGPGPEGTAQAMEHMGFLPGDRNARAAGLGEAGGGALLVLGLATPAAGAVVAGTMAGAISVHAPAGFFAQGGGYEYPALLGACGVALGVAGAGRYSVDAALGHALARPWVGALAFAASALGAAVVVARRQDEVRRREARAADEAARENGTGLS